In Gemmatimonadota bacterium, the genomic stretch ATTGTTCAGCGCGTGCGAGAAATTACGGACTTTCGGGACTATCTGGCGGAGTTCATCCTCCTGTTTTTTTCTGCCACAGCTTTTCTCGTAGTATTAGATGGCGGTGTCTCATCCGAAGCCTTGCGCCACTATGTGTCTCGCCTATTGACGGGCACAGCGGCAGTTATTGAAGTGCAAAGTGTTTTTGTGTGGCACATGCTCGCTGTACAGCTCTTATTGATTGTGATCCCATTTTCCCATCTGTTGCACCTCGGCGGGATTTTTTTCAGCCGCGAATTTCTGGGCACATCCGATACATTTGCGGGAGAATTTGGATCAGGATTTTCAGGATTAAAGGATGGACAGGATGAAAAATCACTAACCACTAACCACTAACCACTAACCACTTGAGAATCAGAAAATTGGAAAAGCCAGATCAAACAGAACGAGAAAAAAAGTACATTCCAACAGGCCTGATTGGCACATATATGCGGCGCATCGCCGAATCAGACCCATTTGTCCGCGAGATTCAAGATGAACCATCGGCATTGCGCCTGTACATGGATACGTGTACCAAATGCGGAGTATGCGCGCAGGAATGTCCAGTGTATTACGGGCAGCCCGATAAGCGCATGCATCCTGTGGAACGCTCTCGGCAGGTGATTCGTTTATACAAAAAGTACACGACATTTTGGGGACGATTTTGGAACGCTATTTTTCCAAAGCCCGATTTTGAAAATAACGATGCCGAGTTATTTGCCGAGCGCATGTACGAGTGTTTGACGTGTCGGCGGTGTGCGGCATTTTGTCCTGTGGGAATCGATCATTCGGTGATCTCACGCGTTGGTCGCTCGCTTGTCGATTTAATGGGTTTGACGCCGCCATCCCTTGCCCAGGGCACGCACAATTCATTTGAAACAGGCAATTTGGAAGGCGCGTCAGCCGAGGCATTTCTGGATGCGATTCAATTTATCGAAGAAGAACTCAAGGAAGAAACAGGACGGGATATTTCAATTCCCTTAGACCGCGAAGGCGCAGAAATTTTCTTTTTGCCACCATCGGGCGATGTGCTGGTATATGCTGAAAATTTAATGGGTATGGCGAAAATTTTTCACGCTATAGGCGCCGATTGGACGATGAGCTCGCGGGCATTTGACGGATCGAATTTCGGATTCACGACCGGCAATAACTTTTCAATGAAGTACGAGAACAAGCACTACATCGACGCGTGCGAAAAATTGGGATGTAAGATCATGGTAATGGGCGAATGCGGGCATGCGTATCGGGTGATGAAGTTCATGGCCAGCGAAGGGCGATGGTGGGGTGCATTGCCTTTTGAGATTACCAGTGGCTTTGAATATACGGCACAACTCATTCGCACGGGCAAACTGAAATTGGACCCAGGCAAAAATCCCGATCCCGTGACCTATCACGACGCTTGCCAATTTGCTGCCGGATGTGGGATTATCGAGGAACCCAGAGAGATTTTGAAAGCAGCCTGTACCGATTACCGCGAGATGCCCGATGGCGGGTACACGCAGTGGTGTTGCGGTGGTGGTGGTGGGTTATCGGCACTCCGCTCAGTACGCGCATTTCGGATGGAGGTCTCTGGAAAAAAGAAAGCAGAACAAATGCGCGAGACAGATGCGAAAATCGTATCTACCTCGTGTTTGCAGTGCCGCACACAGCTCAAAGAAATCGCGCGCTATCACAAAATGCCACTGAGAATTACGGGTGTACACGAGTTGGTAAACAATGCGATTGTACTGGAATAGCCGATAGCTCATGTCTCATTTAATTTACATGGACAATGCGGCAACGACGTTTCCAAAGCCCCCTACTGTGCTGGAAGACGCGCTGGCGTTCTATCGAAAATACGGAGTAAACCCCGGGCGCAGTGGCACGGATCTGGCGCGAGAGGCCGAGGCTATGGTTGCCGAGACGCGGGTATCGCTCGCTTCGTTTTTTGGCGCCACGGGCAGTCCCGATAGGCTTGTGTTTACACACAATGCCTCAGATGCGTTGAATATTGCGATACAGGGCACGTTGAAATCCGGTGATCACGTAATTACAACGCTCCTGGATCACAATTCGGTTTTGCGCCCCATTTATCATCTGTCAAAATACGACGGAATTGAGGCGACTTATGTGGGCTTTGGAGCAGATGGCTTTATCGACCCCGAGGATATTGATAGGGCGATCAAACCCAATACGAAACTCGTGGTGATGACCCATGCATCCAATGTACTGGGCACTGTGCAACCCGTAGCAGCGGTCGGCGCAATCTGCCATGCACGCGGTATAATTTTCTGCGTTGATGTGGCTCAAACAGCGGGCATGTTACCCATTGATATGGAGGCGATGCAGGCCGATATTTTGTGTTTTACCGGACACAAGTCACTTATGGGGCCAACGGGTACTGGTGGGATGTACGTGCGCGGAGAGGTGACTATTGCACCGTTGCGATACGGCGGAACAGGTGTGCGGTCGGAGTATCCTGATCACCTCGACGAGTATCCTTGGCGATTGGAGTGTGGCACGGGCAATCTGATGGGCATTGCGGGGCTATTATACGCACAGAAATGGATGCAGCGCGAAGGCGTGGAAAATATTCATGCACGCGAGATGGCTTTATTCAAACAACTGGTCAATGGCCTGCGCGAAGTCGATGGGACCATTTTGTATTGCGCTGAAAATCTCGAACAACACGTGCCCGTACTATCGGTCAATATCGAAGGGATGACCGCGAACAATGTGGGCACCTTGCTGGATGTGAAGTTCAATGTAGCAACGCGCACGGGACTGCAATGCGCGCCAAAGGTACATGAAACCCTGGGCACGAAAGCGATAAAGGGCACTGTGCGACTTTCGCTGGGTCCTTTCAATACCGAAGCGCAAATTGAAACTGTGATCGAGGGCTTGAGCGATATTTCCCAACGACACGGACGACGCGATGTACAATTGCACCAGCAGGTAAAAGGTCAGGTGCGGAATGGCGTATGAGATTGTGACGTTGGGAGGCAAAGAAATTGAGGTGGATGAGGATGGGTTTATCCAACAGCCTGAGCGTTGGGACGAAGATGTGGCGCGCGATCTGGCCCAACAAGATGGCATTGAGGAGATGACCAAAGATCACTGGCAGGTAGTGTATTATATCCGCAATTATTGGTTGAAATTCGAAATCGCTCCATTGATCCGCCGCCTGTGCAAAGAGACAGAGAAAGATATCGATACGATTTACGATCTGTTTTCCGCAGGTCCCGCAGATGGCGCGTGTAAAATCGCAGGTTTGCCAACGCCTACAGGGTGTACGTGATCGCTAAATAAAAACGAGGCGATTCCCAATAGGAAATCGCCTCAATTTTTTTTAAGCTTTAATCAGCTCTATCCAGTACGCGCTTGAATATTCGACATATCTTCAATAACCGTAAGCAAACCCGAGTGGTCGAGTTCGCCGCGGCCTTTGACCATTGCGGTCTTGAAAAGCTCAAAAACTTCGCTGGTAACGGGTAAAGGTACGCCGAAATCATTGCTCGTTTTCTGGATGATATTGAGGTCTTTGTAGTGCAGACGAATGCGAAAGCCGGGATCAAAATCGCCATTGACCATGCGCTCACCCCTGTTTTCAAGCACGCCACAGCGAGCGAGCCCCCCACTGAGCACCTGAACGATTTTTATTGGATCAACACCCGCTTTAGTCCCCATTGTGAGAGCTTCAGATACGCCGGCAATAGTGACGGCAACGAGGATTTGATTGCACGCTTTCACGGTTTGCCCCGCGCCGAGGGGACCACACAAAATCGCACTTTGGCCCATAACGTCAAAGAGCGGTTTGACCGTGTTGAACGTATCTGCATCGCCGCCAACCATAATGGAAAGAGTGGCATTTTGGGCACCGATATCACCGCCGCTGACGGGTGCATCGAGACTTTGGACACCTTTTTCCGCGAGCACCTCCCCTACCTGTGTGGTGACACTGGGCGCAATAGTACTCATATCGACGAAAACCAGCCCCTCGTGCGCGCCTTCAATAATGCCGCCTTCGCCCAAAGCAACACTCTCAACATCGGGCGAATCGGGCAACATAGTAATAACAATATCGCTTTGTTCCGCCACCTCTTTACCAGAGTGCGCTTCTGCTGCCCCTTTACCGACAAGTTCATCGACCGCAT encodes the following:
- a CDS encoding (Fe-S)-binding protein; translated protein: MEKPDQTEREKKYIPTGLIGTYMRRIAESDPFVREIQDEPSALRLYMDTCTKCGVCAQECPVYYGQPDKRMHPVERSRQVIRLYKKYTTFWGRFWNAIFPKPDFENNDAELFAERMYECLTCRRCAAFCPVGIDHSVISRVGRSLVDLMGLTPPSLAQGTHNSFETGNLEGASAEAFLDAIQFIEEELKEETGRDISIPLDREGAEIFFLPPSGDVLVYAENLMGMAKIFHAIGADWTMSSRAFDGSNFGFTTGNNFSMKYENKHYIDACEKLGCKIMVMGECGHAYRVMKFMASEGRWWGALPFEITSGFEYTAQLIRTGKLKLDPGKNPDPVTYHDACQFAAGCGIIEEPREILKAACTDYREMPDGGYTQWCCGGGGGLSALRSVRAFRMEVSGKKKAEQMRETDAKIVSTSCLQCRTQLKEIARYHKMPLRITGVHELVNNAIVLE
- a CDS encoding aminotransferase class V-fold PLP-dependent enzyme, with the protein product MSHLIYMDNAATTFPKPPTVLEDALAFYRKYGVNPGRSGTDLAREAEAMVAETRVSLASFFGATGSPDRLVFTHNASDALNIAIQGTLKSGDHVITTLLDHNSVLRPIYHLSKYDGIEATYVGFGADGFIDPEDIDRAIKPNTKLVVMTHASNVLGTVQPVAAVGAICHARGIIFCVDVAQTAGMLPIDMEAMQADILCFTGHKSLMGPTGTGGMYVRGEVTIAPLRYGGTGVRSEYPDHLDEYPWRLECGTGNLMGIAGLLYAQKWMQREGVENIHAREMALFKQLVNGLREVDGTILYCAENLEQHVPVLSVNIEGMTANNVGTLLDVKFNVATRTGLQCAPKVHETLGTKAIKGTVRLSLGPFNTEAQIETVIEGLSDISQRHGRRDVQLHQQVKGQVRNGV
- a CDS encoding TusE/DsrC/DsvC family sulfur relay protein; translated protein: MAYEIVTLGGKEIEVDEDGFIQQPERWDEDVARDLAQQDGIEEMTKDHWQVVYYIRNYWLKFEIAPLIRRLCKETEKDIDTIYDLFSAGPADGACKIAGLPTPTGCT
- a CDS encoding 2-hydroxy-3-oxopropionate reductase, yielding MSKPKIGFIGLGIMGKPMAGHLMDAGYELVVHNRNRDAVDELVGKGAAEAHSGKEVAEQSDIVITMLPDSPDVESVALGEGGIIEGAHEGLVFVDMSTIAPSVTTQVGEVLAEKGVQSLDAPVSGGDIGAQNATLSIMVGGDADTFNTVKPLFDVMGQSAILCGPLGAGQTVKACNQILVAVTIAGVSEALTMGTKAGVDPIKIVQVLSGGLARCGVLENRGERMVNGDFDPGFRIRLHYKDLNIIQKTSNDFGVPLPVTSEVFELFKTAMVKGRGELDHSGLLTVIEDMSNIQARTG